The following are encoded in a window of Podospora pseudoanserina strain CBS 124.78 chromosome 6, whole genome shotgun sequence genomic DNA:
- the SEC18 gene encoding transport between ER and Golgi ATPase protein (COG:O; BUSCO:EOG09260NC6; EggNog:ENOG503NV43), producing the protein MDPRSALFGSGPRGGGSGSGLPGRNVQQQRPPQAGYPPQQQGGYGSPQQAGYGQAPPPRQQPGGYGQAPPPRQQAGGYGQTGSGRIPLRLAKVEDKTLQSQYIFGNLCAVSPRDFPPNRENTDVYIRLTGPQMKGGGDFVVTARPVPGFPDGCISLSDPQRTWCGVGLMDSLEGEVYDPFARSAQTYLGSIDVEIGFASLRKVVDAPYDQDELAEQFIAQFQNQLFAPGQKLLMDVKNVPLAITVKTVTLTDLSMQSQNGEEPPTLSDPRARGILHKHTSIGFYKDASSPLKLKASNKRPAANAIISPDFKFEDMGIGGLDAEFSTIFRRAFASRIFPPGLIEKLGIMHVKGMLLYGPPGTGKTLIARQIGKMLNAREPKIINGPEVLNKYVGQSEENIRKMFADAEKEYKEKGDESGLHIIIFDELDAVCKQRGSGAGGGTGVGDSVVNQLLSKLDGVDQLNNILLIGMTNRKDMIDDALLRPGRLEVQIEISLPDEFGRSQILKIHTSKMKENNVMGSDVDILELAARTKNFSGAELSGLVKSATSFAFARNIKAGTTASVSEDVVNMKVGMQDFLHALDEVKPAFGTDDSELEDVLPFGIIEYSRGISHILKDGMLYVKTVKEQPNLRVMSVLLHGPRSSGKTALAAKIAQLSDFPFIKLITPASLVGYRDELAKKDYLHKLFTDAYKSPLSLLVIDNIERLIDWVPVGARFSGSILNTLVTLLQTPPPKGHRLLILATTSQRSVLEQLDVTTAFDNQIPVPAISDLGELEAVLGQVGAFDGRHGRIVQEIERATGSREVNVGIKTVLTSLETAKLSESPEEWFVEQISGQIARYPGV; encoded by the exons ATGGATCCGCGCAGCGCCCTCTTCGGCTCAGGACcccgcggcggcggcagcggtaGCGGTCTCCCCGGCCGCAAcgtccaacaacaacgaccccCTCAGGCGGGATACCCtccacagcagcagggagGATATGGCTCTCCGCAGCAAGCCGGATATGGCCAGgcgccaccacctcgccaGCAGCCAGGAGGATACGGCCAAgcgccccctcctcgacagcagGCCGGAGGGTACGGCCAGACCGGCTCTGGCCGTATTCCGCTCAGGTTGGCAAAGGTCGAGGACAAGACCCTCCAGTCGCAATACATCTTTGGCAATCT CTGCGCCGTCTCCCCCCGAGACTTCCCACCCAACCGCGAAAACACCGATGTCTACATCCGCCTCACCGGCCCCCAGATGAAAGGCGGAGGCGACTTTGTCGTCACAGCGCGCCCAGTCCCCGGCTTCCCCGATGGCTGCATCAGCTTGTCCGACCCTCAAAGAACATGGTGCGGCGTTGGTCTGATGGACTCGCTCGAGGGCGAAGTCTACGACCCCTTTGCGAGGAGCGCGCAGACCTATCTCGGCTCTATAGACGTCGAAATTGGGTTTGCGTCGCTGAGAAAGGTCGTCGACGCACCATACGATCAAGACGAGCTCGCCGAGCAGTTTATCGCCCAGTTTCAAAACCAGCTCTTCGCGCCAGGCCAGAAGCTGCTGATGGACGTCAAGAATGTGCCCCTGGCTATCACGGTCAAGACGGTCACCTTGACGGACTTGAGCATGCAATCGCAAAATGGCGAGGAGCCGCCCACGTTGTCAGACCCGCGCGCCAGGGGTATCCTGCACAAGCATACCAGCATTGGGTTCTACAAGGATGCGAGCTCGCCTCTGAAGCTCAAGGCGTCCAACAAGAGGCCTGCTGCTAATGCTATTATCAGCCCTGACTTCAAGTTTGAGGATATGGGTATCGGCGGTTTGGATGCCGAGTTCTCGACCATTTTCAGAAGAGCTTTTGCTTCGCGCATTTTCCCACCGGGCTTGATCGAGAAGCTGGGGATTATGCACGTCAAGGGTATGCTTCTTTACGGTCCTCCGGGTACAGGCAAGACGCTTATTGCCAGGCAAATTGGCAAGATGCTTAATGCCAGGGAACCAAAGATCATCAACGGTCCCGAAGTGCTGAATAAGTACGTTGGCCAGAGTGAGGAAAACATTCGCAAGATGTTTGCCGATGCCGAAAAGGAATACAAGGAAAAGGGAGACGAGTCTGGGCTTCATATCATCATCTTTGACGAGTTGGACGCTGTCTGCAAGCAGAGAGGGTCTGGTGCCGGTGGCGGCactggtgttggtgacagTGTTGTCAACCAGCTGCTTTCCAAGCTCGACGGTGTGGACCAGCTTAACAATATCCTGTTGATCGGAATGACCAACAGGAAGGACATGATTGATGACGCGTTGCTGCGGCCTGGTCGTTTGGAGGTGCAGATTGAGATTTCCCTGCCGGATGAGTTTGGCCGGTCGCAGATTCTCAAGATCCACACGagcaagatgaaggagaatAATGTCATGGGGAGTGATGTTGATATTCTGGAGCTGGCGGCAAGGACGAAGAACTTTTCGGGTGCTGAGCTGAGCGGTTTGGTCAAGTCTGCGACGTCGTTTGCTTTTGCGAGGAACATCAAGGCCGGCACTACGGCTAGTGTCAGTGAGGATGTGGTGAACATGAAGGTTGGCATGCAGGATTTCTTGCACGCGCTGGACGAGGTCAAGCCCGCGTTTGGTACTGATGATtcggagctggaggacgTGTTGCCGTTTGGGATCATTGAGTACTCGAGGGGGATTAGCCATATTCTCAAGGACGGCATGCTCTATGTCAAGACTGTGAAAGAGCAGCCGAACCTGAGGGTGATGAGTGTTTTGCTTCATGGGCCGAGGTCGAGCGGCAAGACAGCGCTCGCGGCGAAGATTGCGCAGCTGTCGGATTTCCCTTTTATCAAGCTTATCACCCCGGCGTCGCTGGTAGGTTATAGGGATGAGCTGGCGAAGAAGGATTATTTGCATAAGTTGTTTACGGATGCTTACAAGTCCCCGTTGAGTTTACTCGTTATTG ACAATATTGAGCGTCTCATCGACTGGGTCCCCGTCGGCGCGCGCTTCTCTGgctccatcctcaacacgCTCGTCACGCTTCTtcaaaccccaccacccaaggGGCACAGGctgctcatcctcgccaccaCGTCGCAGAGATCGGTGCTGGAGCAGCTCGACGTCACGACGGCGTTTGACAACCAGATTCCCGTGCCGGCGATCTCGGACCTGggcgagctggaggcggtgCTGGGGCAGGTGGGGGCGTTCGATGGGAGGCACGGGCGGATCGTGCAGGAGATTGAGCGGGCGACGGGGAGCAGGGAGGTGAATGTGGGGATCAAGACGGTGTTGACAAGCTTGGAGACGGCGAAGCTGAGCGAGAGCCCGGAGGAGTGGTTTGTGGAGCAGATTTCGGGACAGATTGCTAGGTATCCTGGGGTTTGA